A single region of the Ignavibacteria bacterium genome encodes:
- the rfbG gene encoding CDP-glucose 4,6-dehydratase yields the protein MKNSFYNLYEGKRVLITGDTGFKGSWLAIWLKELGAEVFGYALPPKRGEDNFVLCELESKIIHRNGDIRDKESLRVFFKEVQPDITFHLAAQPLVIDSYNDPHTTFETNLMGTVNFFEAVRATSSVKVALNITSDKCYQNNEWIWGYRENDPLGGKDPYSASKGCSELITASYIHSFFKDGASPSTASARAGNVIGAGDWAENRIVPDFFRAIERNQSLYLRYPDATRPWQHVIEPLSGYLLLGAKLFSNGKSFSGGWNFGPQGTSNKTVLELVQSMIETIKKGSLELSKDNHLHEASLLQLDISKAKSLLKWEPVLDFLQTVDFTAKGYLASSNLYESRVSQIQEYTAIGSAQQLSYLTLN from the coding sequence TTGAAAAATTCATTTTATAATTTGTATGAAGGTAAAAGAGTCCTGATTACAGGGGATACTGGATTTAAAGGTTCCTGGTTGGCAATTTGGTTGAAGGAGCTGGGAGCGGAAGTTTTTGGTTATGCCCTGCCTCCAAAACGAGGTGAAGATAATTTTGTTCTTTGCGAGCTGGAATCAAAAATTATTCACCGTAATGGCGATATTCGTGATAAGGAATCATTGCGCGTTTTCTTTAAGGAAGTGCAACCGGATATTACTTTTCACTTGGCAGCACAACCATTGGTGATCGATTCTTATAATGATCCACATACCACATTTGAGACCAACTTAATGGGAACCGTGAATTTTTTTGAGGCCGTTAGAGCGACTTCTTCGGTGAAAGTAGCGTTAAATATCACCAGTGATAAATGTTATCAAAATAATGAATGGATTTGGGGATATAGAGAAAATGATCCATTGGGAGGCAAAGATCCATATAGTGCTTCCAAGGGTTGTTCCGAATTGATTACTGCATCTTATATTCACTCTTTTTTCAAAGATGGTGCATCGCCTTCAACCGCATCTGCAAGAGCCGGGAATGTAATAGGAGCTGGTGACTGGGCTGAAAATCGAATAGTACCGGATTTTTTTCGTGCAATTGAACGAAACCAATCCCTGTATTTGCGGTACCCCGATGCAACGAGACCATGGCAACATGTTATTGAGCCATTAAGCGGATATTTATTGTTAGGTGCAAAACTTTTTTCAAATGGAAAAAGTTTTTCGGGTGGTTGGAATTTTGGGCCTCAAGGGACATCGAACAAAACAGTACTGGAACTAGTGCAGTCGATGATCGAAACTATTAAGAAAGGATCTTTAGAGCTTTCGAAAGATAATCATCTACATGAGGCATCATTATTACAGTTGGATATTTCAAAGGCTAAATCATTACTAAAGTGGGAACCTGTTCTTGATTTTTTACAGACCGTTGATTTCACTGCGAAAGGGTATTTGGCCTCTTCCAATCTTTATGAAAGCAGAGTATCGCAAATACAAGAATACACTGCAATAGGTTCTGCTCAACAATTATCTTATTTAACATTAAACTAA
- the rfbH gene encoding lipopolysaccharide biosynthesis protein RfbH, with the protein MDHKELRKQILELTRNYYEAKFANIPFIEGVSNVNYAGRVFDEKELVNLVDSSLDFWLTEGRYSEEFAEKISDFLGVSNVILVNSGSSANLVAFSALTSDKLGDKKLKPGDEVISVSAGFPATVTPIIQNGMVPVFVDVDIPTYNIDVEMMKKAISNKTKCIFIAHTLGNPFDLEEVMKLVKEHDLWLIEDNCDSFGSTYNGKFTGTFGHISTISFYPAHHITTGEGGAVCTNDEQLAKIVKSFRDWGRDCYCAGGENNTCGKRFSQNFGTLPFGYDHKYVYSEVGYNLKMTDMQAAIGAAQMDKLQSFCNIRRSNFKRYIKMFGKYPEHFILPEATKNSDPAWFSFIVTLKQSSPIRRDDLVKYLNQNLIETRSLFAGNMVRQPAFIGKNFRIADHLKNSDLIMNNTFFIGTYPGNTEERLDYIETILDRFLGAI; encoded by the coding sequence TTGGATCATAAAGAGCTTAGAAAGCAGATTTTAGAGTTAACTCGAAATTATTACGAGGCTAAATTCGCAAATATTCCTTTTATTGAAGGCGTTTCAAATGTAAATTATGCAGGGAGAGTCTTCGACGAAAAGGAATTAGTCAATTTAGTTGACTCATCGTTAGATTTTTGGTTAACGGAAGGTAGATATTCGGAAGAATTTGCAGAGAAGATATCAGACTTTCTCGGAGTAAGTAATGTGATCCTTGTTAACTCAGGCTCTTCTGCAAATTTGGTTGCTTTTTCAGCTTTAACATCTGATAAGCTTGGGGATAAAAAATTAAAACCCGGAGATGAAGTCATCTCTGTGTCTGCCGGATTTCCCGCAACAGTAACACCAATTATTCAAAATGGGATGGTTCCTGTATTTGTCGATGTTGATATTCCGACCTATAATATCGATGTTGAGATGATGAAAAAGGCAATCTCAAACAAAACTAAGTGTATTTTCATAGCGCATACACTTGGTAATCCTTTTGATCTTGAAGAAGTAATGAAATTGGTAAAAGAACACGATCTCTGGTTAATAGAGGACAATTGTGATTCTTTTGGTAGTACATACAACGGAAAGTTTACCGGGACTTTCGGTCATATCTCCACTATATCTTTTTATCCGGCTCATCATATTACCACAGGTGAAGGTGGGGCAGTTTGCACAAACGACGAACAACTTGCAAAAATAGTTAAATCCTTTAGAGATTGGGGTAGAGATTGCTATTGCGCCGGTGGAGAGAATAATACTTGTGGGAAAAGATTTTCCCAAAATTTTGGGACTCTTCCGTTCGGTTATGATCATAAATATGTATATTCAGAAGTTGGTTACAACCTTAAGATGACAGACATGCAGGCTGCAATAGGCGCAGCTCAAATGGACAAACTCCAGTCATTCTGTAACATACGCAGATCTAATTTTAAAAGATATATTAAAATGTTTGGTAAGTATCCTGAACATTTTATTCTCCCTGAAGCGACAAAAAATTCAGATCCGGCCTGGTTCAGTTTTATAGTTACCTTGAAACAATCATCACCTATTAGAAGGGATGATCTGGTAAAATACCTGAACCAAAACTTGATAGAAACAAGAAGCCTCTTTGCCGGCAATATGGTCAGGCAACCTGCATTTATTGGTAAAAATTTCCGTATCGCTGATCATCTGAAGAATTCTGATTTGATCATGAATAACACATTTTTTATTGGTACTTATCCGGGCAATACAGAGGAAAGATTGGATTATATCGAGACTATTTTGGACAGGTTCTTGGGAGCAATTTAA
- a CDS encoding FAD-dependent oxidoreductase, with the protein MPIVKKYFCRVEEVSHPLPDLYTVTFSSDKKFSYLPGQFLHLAIDDYDGVGQWPDSRCFSMQSNPSEEYLKISYTVKGNFTRKLEKVLKAGQEVWLKLPYGDVFQRDHSKTDCVFIAGGTGITPFISLFTDCSFEQYINPVLYFGIRSEKYNIFESELKAAIEVNKNFQVKIVDQSSCGNLSIDQIFTKHPNSTYFLSGPPTMIKNFNNFLLDRGVPISKIISDDWE; encoded by the coding sequence ATGCCCATAGTAAAAAAATATTTTTGCAGAGTAGAAGAGGTAAGCCATCCTCTACCTGATTTGTACACGGTTACTTTTTCCTCAGACAAGAAATTTAGTTATTTGCCTGGGCAATTTCTTCATCTGGCAATAGACGATTATGATGGTGTTGGACAATGGCCTGACTCCAGATGTTTCTCCATGCAATCGAATCCGTCAGAAGAGTATCTGAAGATTTCATACACAGTAAAAGGGAATTTCACCAGGAAGCTCGAAAAAGTACTTAAGGCAGGACAAGAGGTTTGGTTAAAACTGCCCTACGGAGATGTTTTCCAACGCGATCATTCAAAGACCGACTGTGTATTTATCGCCGGTGGGACGGGGATTACCCCATTTATCTCATTGTTTACAGATTGTTCGTTTGAACAATATATAAACCCTGTTTTATACTTTGGAATACGAAGTGAAAAATACAATATTTTTGAAAGCGAATTGAAAGCAGCCATTGAAGTCAACAAGAATTTTCAAGTGAAAATCGTTGATCAGTCATCTTGTGGTAATTTGTCAATCGATCAAATTTTTACTAAACATCCAAATTCTACATACTTTTTGTCCGGTCCTCCCACGATGATTAAAAACTTTAATAATTTCTTGTTGGATCGTGGGGTTCCAATTTCAAAAATAATTTCGGATGATTGGGAGTAG
- a CDS encoding NAD-dependent epimerase/dehydratase family protein, producing MDSILITGINGFLGSEIAKMLSTTHKIVGVEKQINNLSRISGENFKIYSSSLQDIKKLFLENDITAIVHTATIYGRNNENELDLFYSNMVFPLQLLSIAIAHEIPYFINTDTTLDRFTSAYSLTKKQFHDWLYFYKEKIKIINLELQHFYGPGCPDTNFVIALLKRLMRNEKEIALTPGDQLRDFIYSEDVIQVYKKVIDSLNNFKVNYTPISVGTGVPIELKSLVQLAHKICQSESKLLFGALPYRENEVMYAVADLTSNGAFNWDAKTGIETGLIKTVRYLQKENT from the coding sequence ATGGACTCGATTTTAATAACTGGCATAAATGGGTTTTTAGGTAGTGAGATCGCTAAAATGCTAAGTACTACCCACAAAATTGTCGGAGTTGAAAAACAGATCAATAATCTCTCCAGAATTAGTGGCGAAAATTTTAAAATATATTCATCATCATTGCAAGATATTAAGAAACTTTTTCTTGAGAATGACATAACCGCCATCGTCCACACTGCAACCATTTACGGTAGAAATAATGAAAATGAATTAGATTTATTTTACTCAAATATGGTTTTCCCGCTTCAACTTCTGTCGATAGCAATAGCACATGAAATCCCTTATTTTATAAATACTGATACTACATTAGACAGGTTTACTAGCGCCTATTCACTCACAAAAAAACAATTTCATGATTGGCTATATTTTTATAAAGAGAAAATTAAAATCATCAATTTGGAACTACAGCATTTTTATGGACCGGGTTGTCCTGATACTAATTTTGTGATCGCTCTGCTCAAAAGGTTGATGCGCAATGAGAAAGAAATTGCCTTAACTCCAGGAGATCAACTTAGGGATTTTATATATTCCGAGGATGTGATTCAAGTATATAAGAAAGTAATAGATTCACTAAATAACTTTAAGGTTAACTATACTCCTATTAGTGTAGGAACAGGTGTTCCGATTGAGTTAAAGAGTCTTGTTCAATTGGCGCACAAAATTTGCCAATCTGAATCAAAACTTCTTTTTGGTGCTTTGCCTTACCGAGAAAACGAAGTCATGTACGCTGTCGCTGATCTGACTTCCAATGGAGCCTTTAATTGGGATGCAAAAACTGGAATAGAAACAGGTTTGATAAAAACCGTTCGATATCTTCAAAAAGAGAATACTTAA
- a CDS encoding oligosaccharide flippase family protein encodes MGENRKIAKNSLILYGRLLVSTLIGLYTSRIVLQELGVADFGIYAVVGSIITLLNFISTSMLATTLRFIALELGKEDKGDANNAFNTSLIIHISLAVIALFIGEIVGSFYIINYLNIENSKIDDALYVLHFSIIAACSSIVSIPFQGLITAKEDFFASAWINIIQSVLRFVVAILLIYLTENKLRVYAVGTTIALAFSSFQFYYFCKTKYPQVIKWKLSKKYSHYRKILNYNFWILLGTLAFVGRSQGTALLLNSFFGTALNASYGIANQLNGFIMNFAKNLNGAAVPQITKSYSKGDHSRSMAIVYSISKYSFFLMLIPTIPIIISIDEILNIWLNEVPPFTKEFVIIMLLNGLLGSLSSGFDAAIQATGRIRNYQVTVSLLLLLSLSISYLLFWFDSEPYSINIVFLAASFLAIFVGIRFMSNLTEFSVSEYLKKTVLKAFSVVLTITPIFFLRSFFSNSLPSVILFSILTVCSILCSIYYIGLEKDERKVALNFFQAFLSKLNLGNR; translated from the coding sequence ATGGGTGAAAATCGTAAAATAGCAAAAAACAGTCTAATACTCTATGGCAGATTGTTAGTTTCGACTCTTATTGGACTGTATACCTCCAGAATTGTTCTGCAAGAACTCGGAGTAGCGGATTTTGGGATATATGCTGTAGTTGGGAGTATCATAACTTTACTCAATTTTATTAGTACTTCAATGTTGGCGACGACCTTAAGATTTATCGCTCTTGAATTAGGTAAAGAAGATAAAGGCGATGCAAATAATGCATTTAACACATCTTTAATTATTCATATTTCACTTGCAGTAATCGCATTATTTATTGGTGAAATTGTAGGTTCATTTTATATAATTAACTATTTAAATATAGAAAACAGTAAAATTGATGATGCATTATATGTGTTGCATTTTTCCATAATTGCCGCTTGTTCCTCAATAGTAAGCATCCCGTTTCAAGGTTTAATAACGGCTAAAGAAGATTTCTTTGCCAGTGCATGGATAAATATTATTCAATCTGTTTTAAGATTCGTAGTGGCTATACTTTTGATTTATTTAACCGAGAATAAATTACGGGTATATGCAGTAGGAACTACGATAGCATTGGCCTTCAGTTCTTTTCAATTTTATTATTTTTGTAAAACTAAATACCCACAAGTTATTAAATGGAAGTTAAGTAAAAAATATTCTCATTATCGAAAGATATTAAACTATAATTTTTGGATATTATTAGGAACTCTTGCATTCGTTGGGCGAAGTCAGGGAACAGCTTTATTACTGAATTCTTTCTTTGGGACAGCATTAAATGCTTCATATGGAATAGCAAATCAGTTGAATGGGTTCATTATGAATTTTGCAAAAAATTTGAACGGCGCTGCAGTTCCTCAGATCACAAAAAGCTATAGTAAAGGAGATCATAGTAGGTCTATGGCAATAGTTTATAGTATTTCGAAGTATTCTTTCTTTTTAATGCTTATACCTACTATACCAATTATTATATCGATTGATGAAATACTGAACATCTGGCTTAATGAAGTACCTCCATTCACAAAAGAATTTGTTATAATAATGTTATTGAATGGACTACTGGGAAGTTTGTCCTCTGGTTTCGATGCGGCAATCCAAGCGACTGGGAGGATAAGAAACTATCAAGTTACTGTAAGTTTGTTGCTCTTACTTTCTTTATCAATTTCATATTTGTTGTTTTGGTTTGATTCGGAACCATACTCAATTAATATTGTGTTTCTGGCGGCAAGTTTTCTTGCAATTTTTGTGGGTATTAGGTTCATGTCCAATTTGACTGAATTTTCTGTGTCAGAATATTTAAAAAAAACGGTCTTAAAGGCATTTAGTGTGGTATTAACTATTACACCAATCTTCTTTCTGAGGAGTTTTTTCTCGAATTCTTTGCCTAGTGTAATTCTGTTTTCAATTTTAACTGTTTGCTCTATTTTATGCTCCATTTATTATATTGGATTGGAAAAAGATGAACGAAAAGTCGCTCTTAATTTTTTTCAAGCATTTCTTTCGAAATTGAATTTGGGGAACAGGTAA
- a CDS encoding class I SAM-dependent methyltransferase, whose amino-acid sequence MNMISPIKKKINLKISNLLRSFGFEIRRVSTENRVQIEKRKTGSERDQNGYDQVWSNGRFVEQYGNDHKLYYEQLLKFVLQKNLIENMHTVADVGCGPGFWIKRLSETYPNSKLFGYDFSESALEAAKRICSTVDFFPHDIYDSLPQRFDVIFCCETLEHLLYPEKALSNVLDSVKVNCILTVPDGRIDTYAGHINFWSEESWRCFTMRWSEDWDIETLKLGTKLVAIFRRK is encoded by the coding sequence ATGAATATGATATCACCAATTAAAAAGAAGATTAATTTAAAAATAAGTAATTTGTTAAGGAGTTTTGGATTCGAAATTAGAAGAGTATCCACTGAAAACCGAGTCCAAATTGAGAAACGCAAAACCGGTTCTGAACGAGATCAAAATGGGTACGATCAAGTGTGGTCCAATGGTAGATTCGTGGAACAATATGGTAATGATCACAAGTTGTACTACGAACAATTGTTAAAGTTCGTTTTGCAAAAGAATTTAATCGAAAACATGCACACTGTGGCCGATGTTGGTTGTGGTCCAGGATTTTGGATCAAAAGACTATCTGAAACTTATCCAAACTCAAAATTATTTGGATATGATTTTTCGGAAAGTGCACTTGAGGCGGCTAAAAGAATATGTAGCACGGTCGATTTCTTTCCTCACGACATATACGATAGTTTACCCCAGCGTTTTGATGTAATATTTTGCTGTGAAACACTTGAACATCTATTATATCCTGAAAAAGCCTTAAGCAATGTTTTAGATTCTGTAAAGGTGAACTGTATCTTGACAGTTCCTGACGGTAGGATTGATACGTATGCAGGTCATATTAATTTTTGGAGTGAGGAAAGTTGGAGATGCTTCACAATGCGATGGTCTGAGGATTGGGATATTGAAACACTAAAATTAGGAACTAAACTTGTTGCAATATTTAGGAGGAAGTAG
- a CDS encoding nitroreductase family protein — protein MKKTNVKVVAYNLMLQILRKNRNIVRIIALYANFIENYFRDMRRYLKYSRTLHKRSLARHLSVIIQQYHVLEKGLTMPEPRLGFGKANFLALKENCVGFLQNYGGHHAQLIHAIRVLREYIEFHESSNYKLDAEIYMGMEALSGLTGDSIHNEQLTVSIDEYFRFSKSSFSEFALSRHSVRNFSDCQVSMEVLFDAINLANHAPSACNRQPWKTYIFAERAKIDEILLLQGGNRGFGHLTNKLMIVSCDLSVYSSTNERNQGYIDGGIFSMNLLYSLHYYKIGACILNCSFDFNLETRIKQLSNIGENEILIAMIAVGYPPEEFKIASSPKNDCSLNSFTS, from the coding sequence ATGAAGAAAACGAATGTAAAAGTTGTTGCCTATAATCTAATGCTTCAAATCTTGAGGAAGAACAGGAATATTGTTCGAATAATCGCATTATACGCCAATTTTATCGAAAATTATTTTCGTGATATGCGAAGATACTTGAAGTATTCAAGAACACTACATAAAAGAAGTTTGGCGAGGCATCTGAGTGTGATTATTCAACAGTATCATGTACTAGAGAAAGGTCTTACTATGCCGGAACCTAGGTTAGGATTTGGGAAGGCTAATTTTCTTGCTCTTAAGGAAAATTGTGTTGGGTTTTTACAAAATTATGGGGGACACCATGCTCAGCTTATTCATGCTATCCGCGTACTTCGGGAATATATTGAGTTTCATGAATCGAGTAATTATAAATTAGACGCTGAAATCTACATGGGAATGGAGGCATTAAGTGGTCTAACGGGTGATTCAATACATAATGAGCAACTTACTGTAAGTATTGATGAATATTTTAGGTTCTCAAAATCTAGCTTTTCGGAATTTGCCTTATCCAGGCACAGTGTGAGAAACTTTTCGGACTGCCAAGTTTCAATGGAAGTTTTGTTTGATGCGATCAATTTAGCAAATCATGCGCCTTCCGCTTGTAATCGGCAACCATGGAAGACCTATATATTTGCCGAAAGAGCAAAGATAGATGAGATTCTCTTACTGCAAGGTGGGAATCGAGGATTTGGCCACCTAACTAACAAGTTAATGATTGTTTCCTGCGATCTTAGCGTATATAGCAGTACAAACGAAAGAAATCAGGGATATATAGATGGAGGAATATTTTCAATGAATTTATTATACTCGCTACACTACTATAAAATTGGTGCGTGCATATTAAATTGCAGTTTTGATTTCAATTTGGAAACACGAATTAAACAATTAAGTAATATTGGTGAAAACGAAATTCTAATCGCTATGATAGCAGTCGGATATCCTCCTGAAGAATTCAAAATTGCAAGTTCACCAAAAAACGATTGTAGTCTGAATTCGTTCACCTCTTAA
- a CDS encoding polysaccharide pyruvyl transferase family protein yields MNIGILTYHSAYNFGANLQTLSTVSYLRNCGYDPIIVDFQSSELERKYDIVTPSPQAQVFKQFLHLNFNLTSRCENSTEIAAEIEKANIESVIIGSDAVVQHHSFLSRLRVSFSRKKIFRVRVIPPNYETTFPNPFWGEFLDFLEKDNVTIMMSVSCQNTDYQLFPRRIRRDIYKYLLMMNYISVRDLRTRDMMTFVSGGNLKPPITPDPVFAFNQNVSQIPSREEIIKRYNLPEKYVLLSFHSSKTVSVRWINGLMELFSLHGIECVAFPMPTGIMFQNDLRYKIKLPLDPIDWYCLIKYSCGYIGEKMHPIVVALHNIVPFFSFDHYGINRFNLFSSKYGSKIYHILNKAEFLDNRASSVNSHYNPPPSPAVVFDKICNFDTNKCQKFSSQMLAEYNQMMLDICKVLDFPRLKQ; encoded by the coding sequence ATGAACATAGGAATTTTAACATACCACTCAGCTTATAATTTTGGCGCTAATTTACAAACCCTTTCAACTGTGAGTTATCTAAGAAATTGCGGTTATGATCCAATAATTGTTGATTTTCAATCATCCGAATTGGAGAGAAAATACGATATTGTTACACCATCGCCCCAAGCTCAGGTATTCAAGCAATTTCTACACTTGAATTTCAATCTTACTTCGAGATGTGAGAATTCAACAGAAATTGCAGCTGAAATAGAAAAAGCTAATATAGAATCGGTGATAATTGGTAGTGATGCTGTGGTACAACATCATTCATTCTTATCAAGATTAAGAGTTAGCTTTTCGCGAAAAAAAATCTTTAGAGTTCGGGTTATCCCCCCGAACTATGAGACCACATTCCCGAATCCCTTTTGGGGAGAGTTCTTAGATTTTCTTGAGAAAGATAATGTCACTATTATGATGTCAGTTTCTTGTCAGAATACAGACTATCAATTGTTCCCGAGAAGGATTAGAAGGGACATTTATAAGTATCTTTTAATGATGAACTACATATCGGTGAGAGACCTGAGAACTCGAGATATGATGACTTTTGTTTCGGGTGGTAATTTAAAACCACCGATCACACCTGATCCAGTTTTTGCATTCAATCAGAATGTGTCACAAATTCCATCACGAGAAGAGATCATTAAGAGGTATAATCTGCCAGAGAAATATGTACTTCTAAGTTTCCATTCGAGTAAAACAGTTAGTGTAAGGTGGATTAATGGTTTAATGGAACTCTTCTCTTTACATGGGATTGAGTGTGTCGCTTTTCCTATGCCAACAGGTATCATGTTTCAAAATGATCTTAGGTATAAAATAAAATTACCACTTGATCCAATAGATTGGTATTGTTTAATAAAGTATTCATGTGGGTATATTGGTGAAAAGATGCATCCTATCGTTGTGGCTCTACATAATATTGTCCCTTTTTTTAGCTTCGACCATTATGGGATAAACCGTTTCAATTTATTCTCATCAAAGTACGGCAGTAAAATTTACCATATATTAAATAAAGCGGAATTTCTTGATAACAGGGCCTCCAGCGTAAATTCACACTATAATCCACCACCATCACCAGCTGTTGTATTTGATAAAATATGTAATTTTGATACCAATAAATGCCAAAAGTTTTCTTCCCAAATGCTTGCTGAATATAATCAAATGATGCTCGATATTTGTAAAGTCTTGGATTTCCCTAGACTTAAACAGTAG
- a CDS encoding glycosyltransferase family 4 protein produces MKRDTKILFIHHASGWGGAPINMINIIIALRFRGYVIEVLLLRNSDLVTYLKSQDISYKIVDHWFYKKFYRYFSHTVPGYTRWFNLPTLVHLSISWLLSRYIFAPQILRQVDHDIIHLNSSVLTDWLSPSAKKAKVVMHVQEPFSSGLFGLRSRFFRNQMVKYCNHIIVISEDNKTRLGISHNISIVYNFAEFATQIPNKESYESRRALYLGGASNIKGFHLLIDSAPLLDKEIEILFLGYYPQVRESARHFLKYLLSFTYRRMVRSLRLMRSNPNFLEIGVVENPIPYINNVACVICPFVIPHFARPIVEAFVNYKGVIATKVEGMDEIVTDNEDGLLINLDSESLAIALNSLLNDKRKLKQFGLSGYIKSQKLFSSLNIDKIELIYQNIIKPI; encoded by the coding sequence ATGAAAAGGGATACTAAAATACTCTTCATTCATCATGCAAGTGGTTGGGGGGGGGCACCAATTAATATGATCAACATCATTATTGCATTGCGATTTCGCGGGTACGTAATCGAAGTTTTACTTTTAAGGAACTCAGATTTAGTGACATATTTAAAGTCCCAAGATATTTCTTATAAAATTGTAGATCATTGGTTTTACAAAAAATTTTATAGGTACTTCAGCCATACCGTACCTGGTTATACAAGATGGTTCAATCTACCTACCTTAGTGCATCTATCAATTAGTTGGTTACTTTCCAGATATATATTTGCACCTCAGATACTGAGGCAGGTTGATCATGATATAATTCACTTAAATTCGTCTGTGTTGACCGATTGGTTATCACCATCCGCCAAAAAGGCTAAAGTTGTGATGCATGTTCAAGAGCCTTTTTCGTCAGGGCTCTTCGGCTTGCGTTCCAGATTCTTTCGGAATCAGATGGTAAAATATTGTAACCATATAATAGTTATCAGTGAAGATAATAAAACTAGGCTCGGCATAAGTCACAACATATCCATAGTTTATAATTTCGCTGAATTTGCCACTCAAATTCCTAATAAAGAATCCTACGAAAGTAGACGAGCTTTGTATCTGGGTGGTGCATCAAATATTAAAGGATTTCATTTATTAATAGACTCTGCTCCACTCTTAGACAAGGAAATCGAGATATTATTTTTAGGTTATTATCCTCAAGTTAGAGAGTCAGCTAGACACTTCCTTAAATATTTATTATCTTTCACTTACAGGCGGATGGTTCGATCATTAAGATTAATGAGGTCTAATCCTAATTTTTTGGAAATTGGGGTAGTTGAAAATCCCATCCCATACATCAACAATGTTGCATGTGTAATCTGTCCTTTTGTCATTCCCCATTTTGCACGACCAATAGTTGAAGCATTTGTTAATTATAAAGGAGTAATTGCTACAAAAGTGGAAGGGATGGATGAGATTGTTACTGACAATGAGGATGGTCTTCTCATTAATCTTGACTCGGAGAGTTTGGCTATTGCTTTGAACTCATTATTAAATGACAAACGAAAATTAAAGCAATTCGGTCTATCTGGCTATATCAAATCACAGAAACTATTCTCCAGTTTGAATATCGATAAAATAGAATTGATATACCAGAATATCATCAAACCAATTTAG